A single window of Lysobacter oculi DNA harbors:
- a CDS encoding ribonuclease H-like domain-containing protein, producing MSLTLTRLQALRRQSGAPAAAAVATLAPPAAKIDSDPLARLRGLLRVKRRDAPAPASAEDRLLPGREIAPGLWLQEGRLPFDLPWQPHLDAAFARRDVPLPTSELMFFDTETTGLAGGTGTRAFMIGAATLDPAGLHIRQLTITKTSAEPAMLDLFRGWLRPSTILVSYNGKSYDAPLLKTRYRLMRQAEPLSALDHVDLLHPTRRRYRGVFENCRLGTIERRVLGIVREDDLPGSEAPGAWLDYLRGSSAKQLRRVMAHNHQDVVTLARLAIHLSRC from the coding sequence ATGAGCCTGACCCTGACCCGGCTGCAGGCGCTACGGCGGCAAAGTGGCGCGCCTGCCGCGGCTGCAGTGGCGACACTGGCCCCTCCGGCGGCGAAGATCGACTCTGATCCGTTGGCCCGCCTGCGTGGCCTGCTACGGGTCAAGCGCCGCGACGCGCCGGCACCTGCATCAGCGGAAGACCGCTTGCTTCCAGGCCGGGAAATTGCCCCCGGCCTCTGGCTGCAGGAAGGTCGCCTGCCGTTCGATCTGCCGTGGCAGCCGCATCTCGACGCCGCCTTCGCCAGGCGCGACGTGCCGTTGCCCACCTCTGAACTCATGTTCTTCGACACTGAAACCACCGGTCTGGCCGGTGGGACAGGCACGCGCGCCTTCATGATCGGCGCAGCAACGCTCGACCCTGCCGGGCTGCACATCCGTCAGCTCACCATCACGAAGACGAGCGCTGAACCGGCCATGCTCGACCTGTTCCGCGGCTGGCTCCGACCTAGCACCATTCTGGTCAGCTACAACGGCAAGTCCTACGACGCCCCGCTGCTCAAGACGCGCTATCGCCTGATGCGACAGGCCGAGCCGCTGTCCGCGCTCGATCACGTTGATCTGCTGCATCCCACGCGGCGACGCTACCGGGGAGTGTTCGAGAACTGCAGGCTCGGGACCATCGAGCGACGGGTGCTCGGCATCGTTCGGGAAGACGATCTGCCGGGTAGCGAGGCACCCGGGGCGTGGTTGGATTACCTGCGCGGCAGCTCAGCCAAGCAGTTGCGGCGCGTGATGGCACACAACCATCAGGACGTGGTGACACTGGCGCGACTGGCCATTCATTTGAGTAGGTGCTAA
- a CDS encoding Y-family DNA polymerase → MLGLVDGNNFYASCERAFQPDLIGRPVVILSNNDGCAIARSNEAKALGVRMGQPIHEVDPTIRKQLLIRSANFGLYGDLSGRIVTILRDLFPRVEVYSIDESFISLEGIPVADHVHVARVARDRILQWTGIPCCVGIGPTKTLAKLGNKLAKKTPGGVMAVDAGIPELAAYPVEDLWGVGRKFAARLGAEGILTARDLMGADPETLRARYGVVLARTQRELQGVVCAELVQDEPDRQQIVCSRSFKNDVESLEDLQQAVATFAIRACEKLRKRGLMCSGVWVWINTNPFKPGARQYHPSKAFNLIGPSSDTREVLSVAQALTRAMFKKGYRYKKAGVGLLDLTHGDLQQADLFAGIDPRSAKLMEVMDAANRKFGRGSVTLASAASRRGATPKWAMRQDSLSPAYTQKWSDILKVR, encoded by the coding sequence ATGCTCGGGCTGGTCGACGGCAACAACTTTTACGCCAGCTGTGAGCGGGCCTTCCAGCCCGATCTCATTGGCCGGCCTGTCGTCATTTTGTCCAACAACGACGGCTGCGCCATTGCCCGTAGCAATGAGGCCAAGGCGCTCGGCGTCAGGATGGGCCAGCCCATTCATGAGGTGGACCCCACCATTCGTAAGCAGCTCCTCATCCGCTCGGCGAATTTCGGCCTGTACGGGGATTTGTCCGGACGGATCGTGACCATCCTGCGTGACCTGTTCCCGCGCGTGGAGGTGTATTCCATCGACGAGAGTTTCATATCGCTGGAAGGCATTCCCGTCGCGGATCACGTACATGTCGCGCGCGTCGCCCGTGATCGGATCCTCCAGTGGACCGGCATTCCCTGCTGCGTCGGCATCGGCCCCACCAAGACGCTGGCCAAGCTCGGTAACAAGCTGGCGAAGAAGACGCCAGGCGGCGTGATGGCCGTGGACGCAGGCATCCCTGAGCTTGCAGCCTATCCCGTTGAGGACCTCTGGGGGGTTGGGCGCAAGTTCGCAGCCCGGCTCGGTGCCGAAGGCATCCTGACGGCCCGCGACCTCATGGGCGCAGATCCCGAGACCCTGCGCGCGCGCTACGGGGTGGTGCTTGCCCGCACGCAACGCGAGCTGCAAGGGGTCGTCTGCGCCGAGCTTGTCCAGGACGAACCGGACCGCCAGCAGATCGTCTGCTCCCGATCCTTCAAGAACGACGTGGAATCTTTGGAAGACCTCCAGCAAGCCGTGGCAACATTCGCAATCCGGGCGTGCGAGAAGCTGCGCAAGCGTGGCCTGATGTGTTCGGGCGTCTGGGTATGGATCAACACCAACCCCTTCAAGCCGGGGGCTCGTCAGTACCACCCCTCCAAGGCCTTCAATCTGATCGGACCCTCATCCGATACACGGGAGGTGCTGTCCGTGGCCCAGGCGCTGACGCGTGCGATGTTCAAGAAAGGGTACCGCTACAAGAAGGCTGGCGTTGGCCTGCTCGATCTCACGCATGGGGACCTGCAGCAGGCCGATCTGTTCGCCGGCATCGATCCCCGCTCGGCCAAGTTGATGGAAGTGATGGACGCGGCCAACCGCAAGTTCGGACGTGGCAGCGTCACGTTGGCGTCGGCAGCCTCTCGTAGGGGGGCTACTCCCAAATGGGCGATGCGCCAGGACAGCTTGTCACCGGCGTACACGCAGAAGTGGAGCGACATCCTCAAGGTCAGATAG
- a CDS encoding LexA family protein produces the protein MTSIASPPAIGPVAACRLDLSHLPLRFLGMRASCGFPSPAEDFMGEDLDLNELCIRNPPATFFAQAEGDSMRGFGIHAGDMLVVDRSINAKSGHIALLLWDGGLCVKQLRIGRSCVELLSGDGSPPLAVADEVELQVWGVVTYSFRNHLGR, from the coding sequence ATGACCTCCATTGCCTCCCCCCCCGCCATCGGCCCCGTGGCCGCCTGTCGTTTAGACCTGTCTCACCTACCGCTGCGCTTTTTGGGCATGCGTGCCAGCTGCGGGTTTCCCTCCCCGGCTGAGGACTTCATGGGGGAGGACCTGGATCTCAACGAGCTGTGCATCCGCAACCCGCCTGCCACCTTCTTCGCCCAGGCCGAGGGCGACAGCATGCGCGGCTTCGGGATCCACGCCGGCGACATGCTGGTCGTCGATCGCTCGATCAATGCCAAATCGGGTCACATCGCGCTGCTCCTATGGGACGGCGGCTTGTGTGTCAAACAGCTGCGTATCGGTCGCTCCTGCGTGGAACTGCTATCGGGCGACGGGTCGCCGCCCCTCGCTGTGGCCGATGAGGTCGAGCTGCAGGTGTGGGGCGTGGTGACCTATTCGTTCCGCAACCACTTGGGGCGCTGA